Proteins encoded within one genomic window of Trichoderma asperellum chromosome 2, complete sequence:
- a CDS encoding uncharacterized protein (EggNog:ENOG41), which yields MSKPKNWPISLPYLKAPLHGKDISPTQTQFLRTKPLHLPAAPASSPATETPCPHVKIQAIQDPLHPAYGQHGLFATRNIAPGGLILVYLGRVHGQGTTSDESDYDLWLDREMDVATDAAGEGNEARFMNDYRGVGGVDRANAQFGNVWCERWGEVCVGVWALGGAKKKSKNKKKEKDVKKNDGRGIQKGDEILVSYGRGFWEDRRKSGHGGGDDGRAAAL from the coding sequence ATGTCCAAGCCCAAAAACTGGCCCATCTCACTGCCGTATCTCAAAGCGCCCCTCCACGGCAAAGACATCTCCCCAACACAGACCCAATTCCTCCGCACAAAACCCCTCCACCTCCCAGCCGCGCCGGCATCCTCGCCAGCCACCGAAACTCCCTGTCCGCACGTCAAAATCCAGGCCATCCAGGACCCTCTGCATCCGGCATACGGCCAGCACGGGCTATTTGCCACCCGGAACATTGCGCCGGGCGGCTTGATACTGGTGTATCTCGGGAGAGTGCACGGCCAGGGAACGACGAGCGACGAGAGCGATTACGACCTGTGGCTTGATCGGGAGATGGACGTGGCGACGGATGCTGCGGGGGAGGGGAACGAAGCCCGGTTTATGAATGATTATAGGGGGGTTGGGGGCGTGGACAGGGCGAATGCGCAGTTTGGGAATGTCTGGTGTGAGAGATGGGGGGAGGTTTGTGTGGGAGTTTGGGCGTTGGGgggagcgaagaagaagagtaagaataagaagaaggagaaggatgtgaagaagaatgatggTAGAGGGATTCAAAAGGGAGACGAGATTCTGGTGAGTTATGGGAGAGGATTTTGGGAAGACAGGAGGAAGAGCGgccatggtggtggtgatgatggcaggGCAGCTGCTTTATAA
- a CDS encoding uncharacterized protein (EggNog:ENOG41~TransMembrane:1 (o12-31i)), with product MPVPFETLLPYGIMIVMFGATGTGLAAFKTWQNEGKRPRYSLDQWDRVMMDRDRRLTGTLRGQTDNPQAPLGFEFSNGWKLEKRFT from the exons ATGCCCGTTCCTTTCGAAACCCTGCTGCCGTATGGCATCATGATTGTC ATGTTTGGCGCCACAGGCACCGGACTGGCTGCCTTCAAGACGTGGCAGAACGAGGGCAAGCGACCGCGCTATTCATTGGATCAGTGGGACAGAGTTA TGATGGACCGAGACCGCCGACTTACAGGAACATTGAGAGGACAGACAGACAACCCCCAAGCACCTTTGGGATTTGAATTCAGCAACGGGTGGAAG ctggagaagcgaTTTACTTAG
- the NCS6 gene encoding nucleotidyltransferase (BUSCO:EOG092D26ZW), giving the protein MPPTTCVRCQTNKAVVKRPKNHHKLCRDCFIAVFEDEVHHTIVSSKLFYRGEKVAIGASGGKDSTVLASVLKTLNERHDYGLDLVLLSIDEGIKGYRDDSLETVKRNAVQYDMPLKIVGYDELYGWTMDQVVETIGKKGNCTYCGVFRRQALDRGAKTLEIKHVVTGHNADDVAETVLMNLLRGDLPRLSRSTSIVTGGSLNDVKRSKPLKYAYEKEIVLYAHHKKLDYFSTECIYSPEAFRGTARSLIKNLEKVRPSAILDIVRSGEDMARLTPDKGQGACACDEGEGMGGCGSADAKTSGNDLAQMEASLKEKPTANGLETEITSNATPKVIDSDDVVKLPIRQRRSKEPGPVQLQTLGKCVKCGYMSSQAMCQACTLLEGLNKNRPEISIEG; this is encoded by the coding sequence ATGCCGCCTACCACGTGTGTCCGCTGCCAGACAAACAAGGCAGTAGTTAAGAGGCCCAAGAACCATCATAAATTATGCCGCGACTGCTTCATAGCCGTCTTTGAGGATGAAGTGCACCATACCATCGTCTCATCCAAGCTGTTCTACCGCGGAGAGAAAGTCGCCATCGGTGCATCAGGAGGCAAGGACTCAACAGTACTGGCATCCGTGCTAAAGACTCTTAACGAGCGTCACGATTATGGGCTGGATCTCGTTCTCCTCAGTATAGACGAAGGAATCAAAGGCTATAGAGATGACTCCCTGGAAACGGTGAAACGAAACGCAGTTCAGTACGACATGCCCTTGAAGATCGTGGGATATGACGAATTATATGGCTGGACAATGGACCAAGTCGTGGAGACTATTGGAAAAAAGGGCAACTGCACGTACTGCGGCGTATTTCGACGGCAGGCGCTGGACAGGGGCGCAAAGACGCTGGAAATCAAGCATGTTGTCACTGGTCACAATGCGGATGATGTTGCGGAGACGGTTCTCATGAATCTTCTCAGAGGAGATCTACCACGACTGTCTCGCAGCACCAGTATTGTCACTGGTGGCTCATTGAATGATGTGAAGAGAAGTAAGCCTCTAAAGTATGCATACGAAAAGGAGATTGTGCTTTATGCACACCACAAGAAGCTGGATTATTTTAGTACGGAGTGTATATACAGTCCTGAGGCATTCCGAGGAACGGCACGAAGCCTCATCAAGAACCTGGAAAAGGTTCGACCAAGCGCCATATTGGACATTGTTCGGAGCGGCGAAGACATGGCCCGGCTCACGCCAGATAAGGGACAAGGGGCATGCGCTTGCGACGAAGGCGAGGGGATGGGTGGCTGTGGATCTGCCGACGCAAAAACATCAGGGAACGACCTCGCACAAATGGAAGCAAGTCTCAAGGAGAAGCCCACAGCCAATGGCCTTGAGACTGAGATCACTTCAAATGCCACACCCAAAGTCATCGATAGTGACGATGTGGTAAAACTTCCAATTCGGCAGCGTCGGTCAAAGGAGCCTGGCCCTGTTCAGCTGCAGACACTTGGAAAGTGCGTCAAATGCGGCTATATGTCCAGTCAAGCAATGTGCCAGGCTTGTACCTTGCTGGAAGGCCTCAATAAGAACAGACCAGAGATCTCAATAGAGGGTTAG